A genomic segment from Neodiprion lecontei isolate iyNeoLeco1 chromosome 1, iyNeoLeco1.1, whole genome shotgun sequence encodes:
- the LOC107218639 gene encoding multidrug resistance protein homolog 49 isoform X2 — MRNDTENLPVVFEPSRGTAAGLANGTPQIKLTPPGKNPLEVEFVPPQKKEEEKPAPQPSLPPVPYYRLFRFATCSELMLVFGGLFMGTLTGLCIPVSTIQYGEFTTLLVDRNMENQTSTPTLILEWFGGGKVLGPNATRDERMDALYDDSKAFGVSCAALSALQFFFAIFTVDLLNVAAFRQIARVRRMFLQAVLRQDMAWYDTNTSTNFASRITEDLDKMKDGIGEKLGIFTYLMVSFISSIIISFIYGWKLTLVVLSCAPIIVIATAIVAKVQSSLTAQELAAYGQAGNVAEEVLGAIRTVVAFGGEKKEVSRYAEKLVPADRTGTRRGMWSGVGGGVMWFIIYLSYALAFWYGVQLILEDRPNEKKDYTPAVLVIVFFGVLAGAQNMGLTSPHLEAFAVARGSAAAVFTVLDRVPIIDSLSPNGQKLKGVNGDIEFKDVHFKYPARKDVKVLQGLNLKINHGETVALVGGSGCGKSTCLQLIQRLYDPHQGEVHLDGVDISKLNVQWLRSHIGVVGQEPVLFDTTIRENIRYGNENVTEEEMIKAAKEANAHDFISKLPEGYDSPVGERGSQLSGGQKQRIAIARALVRRPAILLLDEATSALDLHSEATVQRALDAASKGRTTVIVTHRLSTITNADRIVFIKDGKVAEMGTHEELIALGNHYHALVSADSNAAAKAKATAAAAKTVTAAKPKPKPPLKKQFSTLSMHSHRLSLAAASEGSEEELEEHEKPYEAPVMRIFGLNKPEWPFNIVGCLAAATVGASFPAFAVLFGEVYYVLGLQDPQEVRDETINFSILFIIVGVITGIGTFLQMYMFGLAGVRMTTRIRKITFEAMLKQEMGWFDEDKNSVGALCARLSSDAGAVQGATGTRIGAILQALSTLVLGIGVSMYYTWKMTLVSVVSIPLVLGAVFFEARIMSGQGLQEKKKMEGATRIAVEAIGNIRTVASLGKEKAFLDRYCVELAHVAKATRIRNRLRGLVFSCGQTTPYFGYALSLYYGGYLVARENLDYQNVIKVSEALIFGSWMLGQALAFAPNFNTAKISAGRIFRLLDRVPEITTPADLEGKDTDWKADGLIQFSKVEFHYPTRTESQILRGLNLVVKPGQMVALVGQSGCGKSTCIQLLQRLYDPLSGTVTMDRRDISSVSLSALRSQLGVVGQEPVLFDRTIAENIAYGDNSRTPSMDEVIEAAKKSNIHSFVSSLPLGYETRLGTKGTQLSGGQKQRIAIARALVRNPRILLLDEATSALDTQSEKIVQAALDKAMEGRTCITIAHRLATIQNADVICVLEKGTVAEMGTHEDLIAADGLYAHLHALQEAALE; from the exons ATGCGCAATGACACAGAGAATTTACCAGTGGTCTTCGAACCCTCGCGAGGGACAGCAGCAGGACTTGCAAATGGAACCCCTCAAATTAAACTCACGCCGCCAGGAAAAAATCCCCTCGAGGT TGAATTTGTTCCTCCACAGaagaaagaggaggaaaagcCAGCTCCTCAGCCAAGTCTACCACCAGTACCTTATTATAGGCTT TTCCGATTCGCGACATGCAGTGAGCTAATGCTAGTGTTCGGTGGACTCTTTATGGGCACCCTAACGGGACTCTGTATTCCCGTCTCCACCATACAATACGGCGAGTTCACGACCCTACTTGTCGATCGTAATATGGAAAATCAAACCAGCACACCAACCTTGATCCTGGAGTGGTTCGGCGGTGGAAAAGTTTT AGGTCCTAATGCTACTCGCGATGAACGTATGGACGCTTTATACGATGATTCCAAGGCATTCGGTGTCTCCTGTGCCGCACTATCAGCCTTACAGTTCTTTTTTGCCATATTCACCGTAGACCTTCTTAACGTAGCTGCGTTCAGACAGATTGCTAGAGTACGCAGGATGTTCTTACAAGCGGTGCTCAGGCAAGACATGGCATGGTACGACACTAACACTTCAACGAACTTTGCCAGCAGGATAACAGA AGATCTTGACAAGATGAAAGACGGGATTGGCGAGAAACTTGGTATCTTTACATACTTGATGGTCTCCTTCATCTCCTCAATAATCATCTCTTTCATTTACGGTTGGAAGCTGACACTGGTGGTCCTTAGTTGTGCACCGATAATTGTTATAGCAACGGCGATCGTAGCTAAGGTTCAGAGTTCGCTGACGGCTCAGGAGTTGGCTGCTTATGGGCAGGCGGGTAACGTAGCTGAAGAGGTGCTTGGGGCGATAAGAACGGTCGTGGCCTTCGgtggtgaaaaaaaggaagtaaGTCGCTACGCGGAGAAGTTGGTTCCAGCTGACAGAACGGGTACGCGACGTGGAATGTGGTCCGGAGTAGGTGGAGGTGTCATGTGGTTCATCATCTACTTGAGCTATGCTTTAGCTTTCTGGTATGGCGTTCAATTGATTTTGGAAGATCgaccgaatgaaaaaaaggacTACACACCAGCCGTACTCGTCATCGTATTTTTCGGCGTGTTAGCCGGTGCACAAAATATGGGACTAACTTCACCTCATCTCGAAGCATTCGCTGTGGCCAGAGGATCGGCTGCTGCCGTATTTACAGTTTTAGACCGTGTGCCGATTATCGATAGCTTAAGTCCCAACGGTCAGAAGCTCAAGGGTGTCAATGGCGATATAGAATTCAAGGACGTGCACTTCAAGTATCCTGCGAGGAAAGATGTGAAAGTACTCCAGGgcttaaatttgaaaattaatcacgGTGAAACAGTCGCGTTAGTTGGAGGTTCTGGATGCGGCAAGTCAACGTGCCTTCAGCTGATTCAAAGGCTGTATGATCCTCACCAGGGTGAG GTGCATCTCGACGGGGTTGACATCTCAAAGTTGAACGTACAGTGGCTCCGCTCACATATTGGTGTTGTAGGTCAAGAGCCGGTGTTATTTGACACTACTATTCGCGAGAACATACGCTATGGAAACGAAAACGTAACGGAAGAGGAAATGATAAaggcagcaaaagaagcgaaCGCACACGATTTTATCAGCAAACTTCCAGAG GGTTATGACAGTCCAGTTGGCGAAAGAGGCTCGCAGCTATCAGGTGgtcaaaaacaaagaatagCTATTGCTCGTGCTTTGGTACGTAGACCAGCTATTTTATTACTAGACGAGGCTACGTCAGCACTGGATCTCCATAGTGAGGCCACAGTTCAGAGAGCCTTAGACGCTGCATCGAAGGGTAGAACAACAGTAATAGTGACACACAGGCTGTCGACCATCACAAATGCCGATAGGATCGTTTTTATCAAAGACGGAAAGGTTGCCGAAATGGGAACTCATGAGGAGTTGATTGCACTTGGAAATCACTATCATGCTCTGGTCTCTGCGGACTCCAACGCGGCAGCCAAAG CTAAAGcaactgctgctgctgcaaaAACTGTTACCGCAGCCAAACCAAAGCCCAAACCACCGCTCAAGAAGCAATTTTCTACCCTTTCGATGCACTCTCATCGTCTTTCGTTAGCTGCTGCTTCCGAGGGCTCCGAAGAAGAACTCGAAGAACATGAGAAACCCTATGAAGCTCCAGTAATGCGAATCTTTGGTTTGAACAAGCCCGAATGGCCGTTCAATATAGTCG GCTGTCTCGCCGCTGCTACAGTAGGAGCATCTTTTCCAGCATTTGCGGTTCTCTTCGGTGAAGTCTACTACGTTTTGGGATTACAGGATCCACAAGAAGTCCGCGAcgaaacaatcaatttttccatactcTTCATTATCGTCGGTGTCATAACAGGCATAGGCACATTTCTGCAAATGTACATGTTTGGTCTAGCTGGAGTTCGCATGACAACAAGAATCCGAAAGATAACCTTCGAAGCGATGTTGAAGCAAGAAATGGGATGGTTTGACGAAGACAAAAACAGCGTTGGTGCATTATGCGCCAGATTGTCATCAGATGCAGGTGCGGTGCAAGGTGCGACTGGGACTCGAATCGGTGCAATTCTCCAAGCACTTTCAACTCTCGTCCTCGGTATCGGTGTGTCGATGTATTACACTTGGAAAATGACTCTGGTTTCTGTGGTGTCTATTCCATTGGTACTGGGCGCAGTTTTCTTCGAGGCGAGAATCATGAGTGGCCAGGGGTTacaggagaagaaaaagatggaaGGAGCAACACGAATTGCTGTTGAAGCAATCGGTAATATCCGCACCGTTGCAAGTCTGGGAAAAGAGAAGGCCTTCTTGGATCGCTATTGTGTAGAATTAGCGCACGTCGCCAAAGCTACGAGAATACGTAACCGACTTAGGGGTCTAGTATTTTCCTGCGGTCAAACTACACCCTACTTTGGCTATGCACTTAGTTTATATTATGGCGGGTACCTAGTGGCCAGAGAAAATCTCGATTATCAGAATGTAATCAAGGTATCCGAAGCATTGATCTTTGGCTCTTGGATGTTGGGACAAGCACTTGCCTTCGCCCCTAACTTCAATACCGCTAAAATTTCCGCTGGACGCATATTCAGATTACTCGATCGCGTACCCGAAATCACGACGCCTGCGGATCTCGAAGGGAAGGACACTGATTGG AAAGCAGACGGTCTGATTCAATTCTCTAAAGTTGAATTTCATTATCCAACTCGTACGGAGTCTCAGATTCTGCGAGGTCTCAATCTCGTTGTCAAACCAGGTCAAATGGTTGCGCTAGTTGGTCAAAGTGGTTGCGGAAAATCAACTTGCATTCAACTGCTTCAACGCTTGTACGATCCACTGTCGGGAACTGTGACAATGGACCGCCGTGATATATCATCAGTCTCTTTATCAGCCCTGCGATCTCAGCTTGGTGTTGTAGGTCAGGAACCAGTACTCTTTGACAGAACTATTGCTGAAAATATAGCGTATGGTGATAACAGTCGCACACCATCCATGGATGAGGTCATTGAAGCGGCAAAAAAGTCGAACATCCATAGCTTTGTCAGTTCTTTACCGTTG
- the LOC107218639 gene encoding multidrug resistance protein homolog 49 isoform X1, translating to MTQRIYQWSSNPREGQQQDLQMEPLKLNSRRQEKIPSRYTQVDKEKDNQETEYMLQENGEPIEFVPPQKKEEEKPAPQPSLPPVPYYRLFRFATCSELMLVFGGLFMGTLTGLCIPVSTIQYGEFTTLLVDRNMENQTSTPTLILEWFGGGKVLGPNATRDERMDALYDDSKAFGVSCAALSALQFFFAIFTVDLLNVAAFRQIARVRRMFLQAVLRQDMAWYDTNTSTNFASRITEDLDKMKDGIGEKLGIFTYLMVSFISSIIISFIYGWKLTLVVLSCAPIIVIATAIVAKVQSSLTAQELAAYGQAGNVAEEVLGAIRTVVAFGGEKKEVSRYAEKLVPADRTGTRRGMWSGVGGGVMWFIIYLSYALAFWYGVQLILEDRPNEKKDYTPAVLVIVFFGVLAGAQNMGLTSPHLEAFAVARGSAAAVFTVLDRVPIIDSLSPNGQKLKGVNGDIEFKDVHFKYPARKDVKVLQGLNLKINHGETVALVGGSGCGKSTCLQLIQRLYDPHQGEVHLDGVDISKLNVQWLRSHIGVVGQEPVLFDTTIRENIRYGNENVTEEEMIKAAKEANAHDFISKLPEGYDSPVGERGSQLSGGQKQRIAIARALVRRPAILLLDEATSALDLHSEATVQRALDAASKGRTTVIVTHRLSTITNADRIVFIKDGKVAEMGTHEELIALGNHYHALVSADSNAAAKAKATAAAAKTVTAAKPKPKPPLKKQFSTLSMHSHRLSLAAASEGSEEELEEHEKPYEAPVMRIFGLNKPEWPFNIVGCLAAATVGASFPAFAVLFGEVYYVLGLQDPQEVRDETINFSILFIIVGVITGIGTFLQMYMFGLAGVRMTTRIRKITFEAMLKQEMGWFDEDKNSVGALCARLSSDAGAVQGATGTRIGAILQALSTLVLGIGVSMYYTWKMTLVSVVSIPLVLGAVFFEARIMSGQGLQEKKKMEGATRIAVEAIGNIRTVASLGKEKAFLDRYCVELAHVAKATRIRNRLRGLVFSCGQTTPYFGYALSLYYGGYLVARENLDYQNVIKVSEALIFGSWMLGQALAFAPNFNTAKISAGRIFRLLDRVPEITTPADLEGKDTDWKADGLIQFSKVEFHYPTRTESQILRGLNLVVKPGQMVALVGQSGCGKSTCIQLLQRLYDPLSGTVTMDRRDISSVSLSALRSQLGVVGQEPVLFDRTIAENIAYGDNSRTPSMDEVIEAAKKSNIHSFVSSLPLGYETRLGTKGTQLSGGQKQRIAIARALVRNPRILLLDEATSALDTQSEKIVQAALDKAMEGRTCITIAHRLATIQNADVICVLEKGTVAEMGTHEDLIAADGLYAHLHALQEAALE from the exons ATGACACAGAGAATTTACCAGTGGTCTTCGAACCCTCGCGAGGGACAGCAGCAGGACTTGCAAATGGAACCCCTCAAATTAAACTCACGCCGCCAGGAAAAAATCCCCTCGAGGT ACACGCAGGTCGACAAGGAGAAGGATAATCAGGAGACTGAGTACATGCTGCAAGAAAATGGCGAACCAAT TGAATTTGTTCCTCCACAGaagaaagaggaggaaaagcCAGCTCCTCAGCCAAGTCTACCACCAGTACCTTATTATAGGCTT TTCCGATTCGCGACATGCAGTGAGCTAATGCTAGTGTTCGGTGGACTCTTTATGGGCACCCTAACGGGACTCTGTATTCCCGTCTCCACCATACAATACGGCGAGTTCACGACCCTACTTGTCGATCGTAATATGGAAAATCAAACCAGCACACCAACCTTGATCCTGGAGTGGTTCGGCGGTGGAAAAGTTTT AGGTCCTAATGCTACTCGCGATGAACGTATGGACGCTTTATACGATGATTCCAAGGCATTCGGTGTCTCCTGTGCCGCACTATCAGCCTTACAGTTCTTTTTTGCCATATTCACCGTAGACCTTCTTAACGTAGCTGCGTTCAGACAGATTGCTAGAGTACGCAGGATGTTCTTACAAGCGGTGCTCAGGCAAGACATGGCATGGTACGACACTAACACTTCAACGAACTTTGCCAGCAGGATAACAGA AGATCTTGACAAGATGAAAGACGGGATTGGCGAGAAACTTGGTATCTTTACATACTTGATGGTCTCCTTCATCTCCTCAATAATCATCTCTTTCATTTACGGTTGGAAGCTGACACTGGTGGTCCTTAGTTGTGCACCGATAATTGTTATAGCAACGGCGATCGTAGCTAAGGTTCAGAGTTCGCTGACGGCTCAGGAGTTGGCTGCTTATGGGCAGGCGGGTAACGTAGCTGAAGAGGTGCTTGGGGCGATAAGAACGGTCGTGGCCTTCGgtggtgaaaaaaaggaagtaaGTCGCTACGCGGAGAAGTTGGTTCCAGCTGACAGAACGGGTACGCGACGTGGAATGTGGTCCGGAGTAGGTGGAGGTGTCATGTGGTTCATCATCTACTTGAGCTATGCTTTAGCTTTCTGGTATGGCGTTCAATTGATTTTGGAAGATCgaccgaatgaaaaaaaggacTACACACCAGCCGTACTCGTCATCGTATTTTTCGGCGTGTTAGCCGGTGCACAAAATATGGGACTAACTTCACCTCATCTCGAAGCATTCGCTGTGGCCAGAGGATCGGCTGCTGCCGTATTTACAGTTTTAGACCGTGTGCCGATTATCGATAGCTTAAGTCCCAACGGTCAGAAGCTCAAGGGTGTCAATGGCGATATAGAATTCAAGGACGTGCACTTCAAGTATCCTGCGAGGAAAGATGTGAAAGTACTCCAGGgcttaaatttgaaaattaatcacgGTGAAACAGTCGCGTTAGTTGGAGGTTCTGGATGCGGCAAGTCAACGTGCCTTCAGCTGATTCAAAGGCTGTATGATCCTCACCAGGGTGAG GTGCATCTCGACGGGGTTGACATCTCAAAGTTGAACGTACAGTGGCTCCGCTCACATATTGGTGTTGTAGGTCAAGAGCCGGTGTTATTTGACACTACTATTCGCGAGAACATACGCTATGGAAACGAAAACGTAACGGAAGAGGAAATGATAAaggcagcaaaagaagcgaaCGCACACGATTTTATCAGCAAACTTCCAGAG GGTTATGACAGTCCAGTTGGCGAAAGAGGCTCGCAGCTATCAGGTGgtcaaaaacaaagaatagCTATTGCTCGTGCTTTGGTACGTAGACCAGCTATTTTATTACTAGACGAGGCTACGTCAGCACTGGATCTCCATAGTGAGGCCACAGTTCAGAGAGCCTTAGACGCTGCATCGAAGGGTAGAACAACAGTAATAGTGACACACAGGCTGTCGACCATCACAAATGCCGATAGGATCGTTTTTATCAAAGACGGAAAGGTTGCCGAAATGGGAACTCATGAGGAGTTGATTGCACTTGGAAATCACTATCATGCTCTGGTCTCTGCGGACTCCAACGCGGCAGCCAAAG CTAAAGcaactgctgctgctgcaaaAACTGTTACCGCAGCCAAACCAAAGCCCAAACCACCGCTCAAGAAGCAATTTTCTACCCTTTCGATGCACTCTCATCGTCTTTCGTTAGCTGCTGCTTCCGAGGGCTCCGAAGAAGAACTCGAAGAACATGAGAAACCCTATGAAGCTCCAGTAATGCGAATCTTTGGTTTGAACAAGCCCGAATGGCCGTTCAATATAGTCG GCTGTCTCGCCGCTGCTACAGTAGGAGCATCTTTTCCAGCATTTGCGGTTCTCTTCGGTGAAGTCTACTACGTTTTGGGATTACAGGATCCACAAGAAGTCCGCGAcgaaacaatcaatttttccatactcTTCATTATCGTCGGTGTCATAACAGGCATAGGCACATTTCTGCAAATGTACATGTTTGGTCTAGCTGGAGTTCGCATGACAACAAGAATCCGAAAGATAACCTTCGAAGCGATGTTGAAGCAAGAAATGGGATGGTTTGACGAAGACAAAAACAGCGTTGGTGCATTATGCGCCAGATTGTCATCAGATGCAGGTGCGGTGCAAGGTGCGACTGGGACTCGAATCGGTGCAATTCTCCAAGCACTTTCAACTCTCGTCCTCGGTATCGGTGTGTCGATGTATTACACTTGGAAAATGACTCTGGTTTCTGTGGTGTCTATTCCATTGGTACTGGGCGCAGTTTTCTTCGAGGCGAGAATCATGAGTGGCCAGGGGTTacaggagaagaaaaagatggaaGGAGCAACACGAATTGCTGTTGAAGCAATCGGTAATATCCGCACCGTTGCAAGTCTGGGAAAAGAGAAGGCCTTCTTGGATCGCTATTGTGTAGAATTAGCGCACGTCGCCAAAGCTACGAGAATACGTAACCGACTTAGGGGTCTAGTATTTTCCTGCGGTCAAACTACACCCTACTTTGGCTATGCACTTAGTTTATATTATGGCGGGTACCTAGTGGCCAGAGAAAATCTCGATTATCAGAATGTAATCAAGGTATCCGAAGCATTGATCTTTGGCTCTTGGATGTTGGGACAAGCACTTGCCTTCGCCCCTAACTTCAATACCGCTAAAATTTCCGCTGGACGCATATTCAGATTACTCGATCGCGTACCCGAAATCACGACGCCTGCGGATCTCGAAGGGAAGGACACTGATTGG AAAGCAGACGGTCTGATTCAATTCTCTAAAGTTGAATTTCATTATCCAACTCGTACGGAGTCTCAGATTCTGCGAGGTCTCAATCTCGTTGTCAAACCAGGTCAAATGGTTGCGCTAGTTGGTCAAAGTGGTTGCGGAAAATCAACTTGCATTCAACTGCTTCAACGCTTGTACGATCCACTGTCGGGAACTGTGACAATGGACCGCCGTGATATATCATCAGTCTCTTTATCAGCCCTGCGATCTCAGCTTGGTGTTGTAGGTCAGGAACCAGTACTCTTTGACAGAACTATTGCTGAAAATATAGCGTATGGTGATAACAGTCGCACACCATCCATGGATGAGGTCATTGAAGCGGCAAAAAAGTCGAACATCCATAGCTTTGTCAGTTCTTTACCGTTG